A section of the Sceloporus undulatus isolate JIND9_A2432 ecotype Alabama chromosome 3, SceUnd_v1.1, whole genome shotgun sequence genome encodes:
- the LRRC32 gene encoding transforming growth factor beta activator LRRC32, with protein sequence MQFHFYFFLAVLNGGISTYRPMAAPLCEMRNMDALCYNRNLHQIPSELHPNVNKIVLSENKLQNITEIPLTFYSSLRHLDLSSNHIGFIKPGIFSSLRSLEGISLANNQLYQMAQSNLWIGLLPQVRMLDLSRNRLYNGMAEHFLHKAPSLQYLSLAENSIIEISQRTFQGSLALVDVNLHSNMIMEIEEGAFENLSQLSKLNLSMNSLTCIAGFNLKQLQILDLSRNSIEIFYSIESKEEFNLIWLDLSENKLLRFPVLPQVNKLAYLNLTKNLIQFVMMESATEDVDYSWGDGPLHLLDQDQKSNASSPHLPELLHLDLSYNEIKSIPSDFFASMSALRFLNLSKNCLRTFVASSELISLAILDISSNSLQDLELDASALDELQELYLQENSLQALWSDIFTRLPRLWLLNLRSNNLSLCSLYSGLARKRLAAEEDGCVSFVDLPELQHLYLSDNKLKSIPVYGFYRTQLVVLDLSMNWGLHIDAKSLTGLEHSLEYLDLHGNGMTTLNLNFPLFSNLKYLNLSDNQLSWLSPWTEGCCALEVLDLQNNSFSSLKSSKIPSLEKNLRNLYLAGNPLSCCGNIWLSHMIHKTTVEIPNLDLVKCQHVKSFGYEEEEMHVVNIRPEDCEKEDLKKMSVLILLAVVLVLSLVAIGVGVFCCYRRHIFGRHYKA encoded by the exons ATGCAATTCCACTTCTACTTCTTCCTGGCAGTGCTGAATGGTGGCATCTCAACCTACCGGCCCATGGCAGCGCCACTCTGTGAAATG agaaacaTGGATGCTTTATGTTACAACAGAAACCTTCACCAGATACCCTCAGAGCTTCATCCCAATGTAAACAAAATTGTCCTTTCTGAGAACAAGCTTCAAAATATCACAGAGATACCCCTGACTTTTTACAGTTCCCTCAGACACTTGGACTTAAGCTCCAACCACATTGGCTTCATTAAGCCAGGGATCTTCAGCAGCTTGAGGAGTTTGGAGGGGATCAGTTTAGCCAACAACCAACTCTATCAAATGGCTCAGAGTAACCTGTGGATTGGGCTACTACCCCAAGTCAGGATGCTAGACTTGTCTCGCAATAGACTCTATAATGGGATGGCTGAACATTTCCTCCACAAAGCACCATCCCTTCAGTACCTTTCACTGGCAGAGAACAGTATTATAGAAATATCACAAAGAACATTTCAGGGGTCTCTGGCTTTGGTTGACGTGAACCTACACAGTAATATGATCATGGAAATAGAAGAAGGAGCTTTTGAAAATTTATCACAACTCTCCAAACTCAACCTCTCTATGAACTCACTCACCTGTATTGCTGGTTTCAACTTGAAGCAGCTGCAAATTCTTGACCTCAGCCGGAATAGTATCGAGATCTTCTATTCCATTGAATCCAAGGAAGAATTCAACCTGATATGGCTGGACTTGAGTGAGAACAAATTGCTTCGGTTCCCTGTTCTCCCACAGGTCAACAAACTGGCCTATCTGAATCTAACGAAAAATTTAATACAGTTTGTTATGATGGAATCTGCTACTGAGGATGTGGACTACAGTTGGGGAGATGGACCTCTTCATCTTTTGGATCAGGATCAAAAGAGCAATGCAAGTTCTCCACACTTGCCTGAGCTGTTACATTTGGATCTGAGCTACAATGAGATCAAATCCATCCCAAGTGACTTCTTTGCTTCTATGTCAGCCCTTCGGTTTCTTAACCTTAGCAAAAATTGCCTTCGGACTTTTGTGGCAAGTTCTGAGCTCATCTCTCTGGCCATTCTTGACATCAGTTCTAACTCTTTACAGGATCTGGAACtggatgccagtgccctggacgAGTTACAAGAACTCTATCTTCAAGAGAACAGTCTGCAAGCGCTATGGTCAGATATCTTTACACGCCTTCCACGCCTCTGGCTGCTTAACCTCCGAAGCAACAACCTGAGTCTTTGCAGCTTGTATTCAGGATTAGCCAGAAAAAGGCTTGCAGCTGAAGAAGATGGTTGTGTCTCCTTTGTTGACCTTCCTGAGCTTCAGCATTTATATCTATCAGACAATAAGTTGAAGAGCATCCCAGTGTATGGTTTCTACCGGACTCAACTTGTAGTTTTAGATCTCTCTATGAACTGGGGACTTCACATAGATGCCAAATCACTGACTGGCTTGGAACACTCTCTTGAATATTTGGATTTACACGGTAACGGCATGACAACTCTGAATctaaatttcccccttttctcgaACCTGAAATATCTCAACCTATCTGACAATCAGCTCAGCTGGTTGTCTCCATGGACTGAGGGCTGCTGTGCCTTGGAAGTTCTGGATCTGCAAAACAACAGCTTCAGCAGTCTGAAAAGCAGCAAGATCCCATCTCTGGAAAAAAACCTGCGGAATCTGTACTTAGCTGGAAACCCACTCAGTTGCTGTGGAAACATTTGGCTCTCTCACATGATCCACAAAACCACTGTGGAGATCCCCAATCTAGACCTTGTCAAATGCCAGCATGTCAAGAGTTTTGGATACGAAGAAGAAGAGATGCATGTGGTCAATATCAGGCCAGAGGACTGTGAAAAAGAGGACCTCAAGAAGATGAGTGTGCTGATTCTACTAGCAGTGGTCCTGGTTCTGTCACTGGTGGCCATTGGAGTAGGGGTGTTTTGTTGCTATCGTCGGCATATATTTGGACGTCACTATAAGGCATAG